Proteins found in one Rhodobacteraceae bacterium D3-12 genomic segment:
- a CDS encoding sirohydrochlorin chelatase, whose protein sequence is MAKTGVMICGHGSRSQAAVDEFSVLAEKLPALLPADWECDYGYLEFANPVIRDGLDRLRAKGCDRILAVPGMLFAAMHTKNDIPTVLNTYATKHGINLTYGRELGVDPKMIAAAGARIMDAANAANATQGEIPLSETCLVVIGRGASDPDANGNVAKVARLLQEGLGFGWLEVGYSGVTFPLVEPCLNHAARLGYKRIIVFPYFLFTGILIDRIYGFTDQAAAAHPDIEFVKAGYLKDHPKVLETFAERITEQLSAAPPPNCGTCQYRTQILAIEGTEALEIPAAERARLAAKSATDHPAFGDAPPPTCVMCKYRTQVLGFESEVGAVQESHHHHVEGQGAHAPGSNVADCTLCDTFCTGECRLDLNHHHHDHSHSHSHPHDHPHDHVHSHSHGHDHSHGHSHSHDHHHPTYPHAKHPHGPESARKHKPAP, encoded by the coding sequence ATGGCCAAAACCGGTGTGATGATCTGCGGCCACGGCTCGCGCTCACAGGCGGCAGTCGATGAATTCTCGGTCTTGGCCGAGAAACTACCCGCCCTGCTGCCCGCAGATTGGGAATGCGACTACGGCTATCTCGAATTCGCCAACCCGGTGATCCGCGACGGGCTCGACCGGCTGCGCGCCAAAGGCTGTGATCGCATCCTTGCCGTGCCGGGCATGCTCTTCGCCGCAATGCACACCAAAAACGACATCCCCACGGTCCTCAACACCTATGCGACAAAACACGGGATCAACCTGACCTATGGCCGCGAACTTGGCGTCGACCCCAAGATGATCGCCGCCGCCGGTGCGCGCATCATGGACGCCGCCAATGCCGCCAACGCCACACAGGGCGAGATTCCGCTCTCCGAAACCTGCCTCGTCGTCATCGGGCGCGGCGCCTCTGACCCCGATGCCAACGGCAACGTCGCCAAAGTCGCCCGCCTGCTTCAGGAAGGGCTCGGGTTTGGCTGGCTCGAAGTGGGCTACTCTGGCGTCACCTTTCCGCTGGTCGAACCCTGCCTCAACCACGCGGCACGGCTTGGCTACAAACGGATCATCGTCTTCCCCTATTTCCTCTTCACCGGCATCCTGATCGACCGCATCTATGGCTTCACCGATCAGGCCGCCGCAGCACACCCCGACATCGAATTCGTGAAGGCAGGCTACCTCAAAGACCACCCGAAAGTGCTCGAAACCTTCGCCGAACGCATCACCGAACAACTCAGCGCCGCCCCGCCCCCCAACTGCGGCACCTGCCAATACCGCACCCAAATCCTCGCCATCGAAGGCACAGAGGCTCTGGAAATCCCCGCCGCCGAACGCGCCCGCCTCGCCGCCAAATCCGCCACCGACCACCCGGCATTCGGCGATGCGCCGCCCCCCACCTGCGTCATGTGTAAATACCGCACACAAGTGCTCGGATTCGAAAGCGAAGTCGGCGCCGTGCAGGAAAGCCACCACCACCACGTCGAAGGCCAAGGCGCCCACGCCCCCGGCTCAAATGTCGCCGATTGCACACTCTGCGACACATTCTGCACCGGCGAATGCCGCCTCGATCTGAACCATCACCACCACGACCATTCACACTCCCATTCGCACCCGCACGACCATCCCCACGATCACGTCCATAGCCATTCACACGGGCACGACCATTCGCACGGGCACAGCCATTCGCACGACCATCACCACCCAACCTACCCCCACGCCAAACACCCCCACGGCCCCGAAAGCGCCCGCAAACACAAACCCGCCCCCTAA
- a CDS encoding precorrin-8X methylmutase: MRPYEKNPSAIYAASFATVRAEARLARFPVGMDSLAIRLIHACGMVEVADRLAFSETAFAAGQAALASGAPILCDCEMVGAGIIRRYLPAKNPVIVTLNDPKTPQIAAGIGNTRSAAAVELWAEHLDGAVVAIGNAPTALFHLLELLDDGAAKPALILGFPVGFVGAADSKAELAANPRGCDFVALRGRRGGSAMASAAVNALAAGLPEEL; the protein is encoded by the coding sequence TTGCGCCCTTACGAAAAAAACCCAAGCGCCATCTACGCCGCAAGCTTCGCCACTGTGCGCGCCGAAGCCCGGCTCGCGCGCTTTCCTGTGGGCATGGACTCCCTCGCGATCCGCCTGATCCACGCCTGCGGCATGGTCGAAGTGGCCGACCGGCTGGCGTTCTCCGAAACCGCTTTCGCAGCAGGACAAGCGGCGCTCGCATCCGGCGCACCGATCCTGTGTGACTGCGAAATGGTCGGCGCAGGTATTATCCGGCGCTACCTGCCCGCCAAAAATCCGGTGATCGTCACCTTAAACGATCCCAAAACACCGCAAATCGCCGCCGGGATTGGCAATACTCGCTCCGCCGCTGCGGTCGAACTCTGGGCCGAACATCTCGATGGGGCGGTGGTCGCCATAGGCAACGCACCCACCGCGCTGTTCCACCTGCTCGAACTGCTGGACGACGGCGCAGCAAAACCCGCGCTAATCCTTGGCTTCCCGGTCGGGTTCGTCGGCGCGGCCGATTCCAAAGCCGAACTCGCCGCCAACCCGCGCGGCTGCGACTTCGTCGCCCTGCGCGGCCGCCGCGGAGGATCCGCCATGGCCTCCGCCGCCGTCAACGCCCTCGCCGCTGGCTTACCGGAGGAATTGTAA